The Rhodothermus marinus DSM 4252 DNA segment GCCGGAGATGACCACCCCCGGCCTGCAATCCGCCCCATATTACCGAATTTCTTCCGCAGAGTCAATCCCGATCTTTCTGTAACCGTTCTCGGTAACGCTGCGCCAGCTCCTCGGCCGGCTTCCACAGCCGCAGCGCCTCCTGCAATATCGCATCCACGGCCTGATAGACCGGATAGCGTGCCCTCGGGCCGAACAGTCGTACGGCCAGCTGGGCTTTCAACAACGTGCCCAGCACCGGCCAGTCAGCCCGCCAGCGGTCTTCGGAAAAGCGCAGCGCGGCCGGTTCTTCCATTTCTGCATGAAAGCGAACCCCATTTTCTTCCAAAAACTCACGAAAAGCCCGCTGCAGGGCTGAATCCGGCCAGTAGTCTTTCACAAAAGTTTCTTGTTGGCCCCTCCACTGACGACGAAGTTCGGTCCCATGCCGATCGAACCAGCGCCAGACGAAACGTTGATCCAGATTGCGCCGAAGCACGGCCTGCACCAGCGGCGAAAGCGTGTCGGGCGGCACGAGATAATCCGGCAGAATGCCGCCCCCACCGAAGACGATCCGCCCTCCATCGGTGTAGTAGCGCAGCGAGTCGGGCACTTCGGCCAGAATCTCTTCAACAGGACGGGTCACATCGCGCACTGCCCGCCGCCAGTGCTCGGCATAGTAGTCCTGCCGATCGCCTCGCCGGTAGGGTGTCTGAATCAGCCGCCCCGAGGGCGTATAGAAGCGGGCCACGGTCAGCCGCAGGGCACTGCCATCGGCCAGGGTGATCTGCTGCTGCACCAGCCCCTTGCCGAATGTGCGGCGTCCCACGATCAGCGCCCGATCGTGATCCTGCAATGCGCCCGCCACGATCTCGCTGGCCGAGGCCGTGTTTTCGTTGACCAGCACGATCAGCGGGCCGGTCTCAAAGAGCCCGCCGGGGTGCGAATGCCAGGCGGCCCGAAACTCCGGACGCCTTCCTTCCTGACGCACAATGAGTTGACGGCCGCCCAGCAGCTCGTCGGCCACCTGCACGGCCACTTCCAGATAGCCCCCGCTGTTGTCGCGCAGGTCCAGCACCAGCCGCTCCATGCCCTGCTGCCGGAGCTGTCGCAGCGCCTGCGCAAATTCCCGGTAGGTCGTGCGCGCAAACCGATTGAGCTTGAGATAGCCGGTCCGCTCGTCCAGCATGTAGGCGGCATCGACCGTATAGAGCGGAATGCGATCGCGCGTGATCGTGAATTCCAGCAGCTCGGGCACGCCCGGACGCCGCACCGTCACGCGCACCTGCGTCCCACGCGGCCCTTTGAGCGTCCGCTGCACCTGCTCGTGCGTAAAGCCGATGGCGCTTGAGTCGTTGATCGCCACAATCCGATCGCCGGCCAGCAACCCGGCCTTTTCGCTGGGCCCGCCGGGAATGACGCTCTGCACAGCGATCGTATCCCGCCCGTTCGGTCCCGGCAACAGCTCGTAGGCAATGCCAATGCCCTCGAAGGCCCCTTCGAAGCTTTCCTGCACCCGACGCATCTCGTCGGCCGGGATGTAAACGGAATGCGGATCCAGCCGCGACAGCATTCCTTCGAGGGCGCTTTCCGTCAGTCGGGCCGAATCGACGGGATCCACGTAGCGCTGCTGCACGATCAGAAAGGCTTCCTGCAGCTTACGAAGCGCCCGTCGGGCCGGGTCTCCGGAAACGACGGCACCGATCTGAAATCCCAGCACAACGCCCACCAGCAACAGGGCCAGGCCGTAAGGCCAGCTTCGACGCATGAACGAACGCGCGGCGGTTCGGATGGTTAATGCACGCAGGCTCTTACCCTGCCCTGCATCGCAGGATCCGTTTTTCTTTTGCACCAGCCCGCCGTAATTTGTGGACGCAAGCCCTTCGGTGCCATGGAAAACCGAGACGTTGCCCGCCTGCTGCGTGAGACGGCCCGCCTGCTGGAGCTTCGCGGCGAAAATCCGTTTCGCGTGCGGGCCTACGAGCAGGCCGCCGAAGCCATCGAGCAACTGGACGAACCCGTCGCCGAGCGGGTGCGACAGGGCACGCTCACCGAGGTGCCCGGCATCGGTCGGGG contains these protein-coding regions:
- a CDS encoding S41 family peptidase, with translation MRRSWPYGLALLLVGVVLGFQIGAVVSGDPARRALRKLQEAFLIVQQRYVDPVDSARLTESALEGMLSRLDPHSVYIPADEMRRVQESFEGAFEGIGIAYELLPGPNGRDTIAVQSVIPGGPSEKAGLLAGDRIVAINDSSAIGFTHEQVQRTLKGPRGTQVRVTVRRPGVPELLEFTITRDRIPLYTVDAAYMLDERTGYLKLNRFARTTYREFAQALRQLRQQGMERLVLDLRDNSGGYLEVAVQVADELLGGRQLIVRQEGRRPEFRAAWHSHPGGLFETGPLIVLVNENTASASEIVAGALQDHDRALIVGRRTFGKGLVQQQITLADGSALRLTVARFYTPSGRLIQTPYRRGDRQDYYAEHWRRAVRDVTRPVEEILAEVPDSLRYYTDGGRIVFGGGGILPDYLVPPDTLSPLVQAVLRRNLDQRFVWRWFDRHGTELRRQWRGQQETFVKDYWPDSALQRAFREFLEENGVRFHAEMEEPAALRFSEDRWRADWPVLGTLLKAQLAVRLFGPRARYPVYQAVDAILQEALRLWKPAEELAQRYRERLQKDRD